Proteins encoded within one genomic window of Hevea brasiliensis isolate MT/VB/25A 57/8 chromosome 8, ASM3005281v1, whole genome shotgun sequence:
- the LOC110673657 gene encoding F-box protein CPR1-like, translated as MSDHLPQELLAEILSRLPVKSILICRCVSKTWYSLITNPSFIDDHLKKTAARNSGLLFFRYSTRELVWPFKENVRYLLYPDESFPANPVEELDCPFKGIKRIVNIVGSYNGVFCLSDDVYGKYTDKAALWNPSVRKIVNIPCPNFTFTSYGPYIPSLGFGFDSTTDDYKLVRIVYSHFNFGEIRPFVEIYSLRSRGWRKVDNNLKYVITARSTSAFLNGACHWVANKLFYGPGVCDAIVSFSLGEEAFGEMEVPDCLVKKYQFVDIAVFDGSLLLVASFKLTGEGCFTVWMMKEYGVPGSWTKLFDIPDFKSHLKWIRKLVAFRQSGKVLLAKLFGHLVCYDPKTEEIFDTKIRGNAHSFYLDTFVESLVLLNETDEFTEVEASEDNGTSEILEEVASSSNS; from the coding sequence atgTCTGATCATCTTCCTCAAGAATTGCTCGCAGAAATTTTGTCAAGATTGCCGGTGAAATCAATCCTCATATGCAGATGCGTTTCCAAGACTTGGTACTCTTTAATCACCAACCCTTCTTTCATAGACGACCACCTCAAGAAAACCGCTGCAAGAAACAGTGGCCTACTTTTCTTTAGGTACAGCACCAGAGAACTTGTTTGGCCATTTAAAGAAAATGTGCGTTATTTGCTATACCCAGATGAGTCTTTCCCTGCAAACCCTGTTGAAGAACTTGATTGCCCATTTAAAGGCATAAAGCGTATAGTTAATATAGTGGGTTCTTATAATGGGGTCTTTTGTCTATCTGATGATGTTTATGGCAAATACACTGACAAAGCTGCTTTATGGAACCCTAGTGTTAGAAAGATTGTTAACATTCCTTGTCCAAATTTTACGTTTACCTCATATGGACCCTATATACCCTCACTTGGGTTTGGCTTTGATTCCACTACTGATGATTATAAGCTTGTGAGAATAGTGTACTCGCATTTTAACTTTGGTGAGATTCGGCCTTTTGTTGAGATTTACAGTTTGAGAAGTAGGGGTTGGAGAAAGGTTGATAATAATCTGAAATATGTCATCACTGCGCGCTCAACGTCTGCTTTTCTGAACGGAGCTTGTCATTGGGTTGCCAATAAGCTATTTTATGGGCCTGGTGTATGCGATGCGATTGTGTCGTTTTCCTTGGGAGAAGAGGCGTTTGGAGAAATGGAGGTACCAGATTGTTTGGTTAAGAAATACCAGTTTGTGGATATTGCAGTTTTTGATGGATCGCTTCTGCTGGTTGCATCTTTTAAACTGACTGGGGAAGGCTGTTTTACAGTTTGGATGATGAAAGAATATGGTGTTCCAGGATCTTGGACCAAACTTTTCGATATTCCTGATTTTAAATCACATTTGAAATGGATAAGAAAGTTAGTTGCATTTAGGCAAAGTGGTAAGGTTCTATTGGCAAAATTATTTGGACACCTAGTTTGCTATGATCCAAAGACAGAAGAAATCTTTGATACAAAAATTCGGGGCAATGCACACTCCTTTTATTTGGATACTTTTGTGGAGAGTCTTGTTTTACTCAATGAAACAGATGAATTTACAGAAGTGGAAGCTTCTGAGGATAATGGCACAAGTGAAATCTTGGAGGAGGTTGCTTCTAGTTCTAATTCATAG